The following proteins come from a genomic window of Bactrocera tryoni isolate S06 chromosome 1, CSIRO_BtryS06_freeze2, whole genome shotgun sequence:
- the LOC120778204 gene encoding uncharacterized protein LOC120778204 isoform X1 produces MSSLFCFSALALRLRCKHAPSVSIEEWIKILSCKSRRVPSVSLPAAVVKSHLCSQPLCAQRSTIYLCLAVTTCSATGLSGPYLFWGHHSVINLQPRALVEASEEDLTNLFQDTKAIVIFVRNTTGRIDGKAYPRFQQVVKSNAWAYLPQHFLAAEPFNYNANIEVINLSGNAEEEDESIVSGYNDALTIYGEGEVLGILASREDDTHYISKRDAKEREERTEEERGATTTSQTPTAEEEDKTFIYVALGDKAVLYVTSAPVINITGRLNDTKLVSHNKDVTFDDQKGKGYGRLNIIFSVETQKLFLRFNFTLSRGYWYMKAVEVEYNDYKAVLPVVGTIYSIPSAPLGFSYRCSSRSLQFGNDSDSLVINDFQVQPWLNGVPHFGDVYDCVGFTTAPIWAGILVTLFLVGILSLGLIALMDIKTPNRFESSRSKQLSLFIQE; encoded by the exons ATGAGTTCATTGTTTTGTTTCTCAGCATTGGCATTGCGTCTGCGCTGTAAACATGCGCCGTCAGTATCGATTGAAGAATGGATAAAAATTCTTTCGTGCAAATCACGTCGAGTTCCAAGCGTTAGCCTGCCAGCAGCAGTTGTGAAAAGTCACCTTTGTAGCCAGCCATTGTGTGCCCAGAGAAGCA CGATTTACTTGTGTTTAGCTGTTACGACTTGCAGTGCTACTGGACTTAGTGGTCCGTACCTCTTTTGGGGTCATCACAGTGTCATTAATTTGCAGCCACGCGCCCTTGTCGAGGCCAGCGAAGAAGATCTCACCAATTTGTTTCAGGACACAAAGGCAATTGTGATTTTTGTGCGGAATACAACTGGACGCATTGATGGCAAGGCATATCCGAGATTTCAGCAAGTGGTGAAGTCCAACGCTTGGGCCTATTTGCCACAACATTTTCTTGCCGCGGAGCCCTTTAACTACAATGCCAATATAGAG GTCATTAATCTAAGCGGCAATGCTGAAGAAGAAGACGAATCAATTGTTTCTGGCTATAATGATGCGCTTACCATTTACGGCGAAGGAGAGGTGTTGGGCATATTAGCGAGTCGCGAAGATGACACACATTACATTTCTAAAAGAGACGCTAAAGAACGTGAAGAACGCACAGAAGAGGAACGCGGTGCAACGACAACTTCCCAAACACCAACCGCTGAGGAAGAAGACAAGACTTTCATTTACGTAGCACTTG GCGACAAGGCGGTGCTTTATGTAACTTCGGCTCCAGTAATTAATATCACCGGCAGATTAAACGACACCAAGCTAGTTTCGCATAACAAAGATGTCACTTTTGATGATCAAAAGGGTAAAGGTTATGGACGTCTCAATATTATATTCTCGGTGGAGACACAGAAATTATTCTTGCGCTTCAATTTCACATTGAGTCGTGGTTATTGGTACATGAAGGCTGTTGAAGTGGAGTACAATGATTACAAAGCAGTGCTACCAGTTGTCGGTACAATCTATAGCATTCCGTCGGCACCATTAGGTTTTTCATATCGCTGCTCCTCGCGCAGCTTACAATTTGGCAATGACAGTGACAGTCTTGTCATAAATGACTTTCAG GTGCAACCGTGGTTGAATGGTGTGCCACATTTTGGCGATGTTTACGATTGTGTTGGCTTTACAACTGCTCCTATTTGGGCTGGCATTTTGGTAACACTATTCTTGGTCGGCATTTTGTCACTGGGATTGATTGCATTGATGGATATTAAAACACCAAATCGATTTGAGAGTTCACGCAGCAAGCAATTATCACTCTTTATACAAGAGTAA
- the LOC120778204 gene encoding uncharacterized protein LOC120778204 isoform X3 gives MHCVFLAIYLCLAVTTCSATGLSGPYLFWGHHSVINLQPRALVEASEEDLTNLFQDTKAIVIFVRNTTGRIDGKAYPRFQQVVKSNAWAYLPQHFLAAEPFNYNANIEVINLSGNAEEEDESIVSGYNDALTIYGEGEVLGILASREDDTHYISKRDAKEREERTEEERGATTTSQTPTAEEEDKTFIYVALGDKAVLYVTSAPVINITGRLNDTKLVSHNKDVTFDDQKGKGYGRLNIIFSVETQKLFLRFNFTLSRGYWYMKAVEVEYNDYKAVLPVVGTIYSIPSAPLGFSYRCSSRSLQFGNDSDSLVINDFQVQPWLNGVPHFGDVYDCVGFTTAPIWAGILVTLFLVGILSLGLIALMDIKTPNRFESSRSKQLSLFIQELEMFILITYGIANPFVLLTLAIEFFLIHLLFILIVMYVYILLLY, from the exons ATGCATTGCGTTTTTCTAGCGATTTACTTGTGTTTAGCTGTTACGACTTGCAGTGCTACTGGACTTAGTGGTCCGTACCTCTTTTGGGGTCATCACAGTGTCATTAATTTGCAGCCACGCGCCCTTGTCGAGGCCAGCGAAGAAGATCTCACCAATTTGTTTCAGGACACAAAGGCAATTGTGATTTTTGTGCGGAATACAACTGGACGCATTGATGGCAAGGCATATCCGAGATTTCAGCAAGTGGTGAAGTCCAACGCTTGGGCCTATTTGCCACAACATTTTCTTGCCGCGGAGCCCTTTAACTACAATGCCAATATAGAG GTCATTAATCTAAGCGGCAATGCTGAAGAAGAAGACGAATCAATTGTTTCTGGCTATAATGATGCGCTTACCATTTACGGCGAAGGAGAGGTGTTGGGCATATTAGCGAGTCGCGAAGATGACACACATTACATTTCTAAAAGAGACGCTAAAGAACGTGAAGAACGCACAGAAGAGGAACGCGGTGCAACGACAACTTCCCAAACACCAACCGCTGAGGAAGAAGACAAGACTTTCATTTACGTAGCACTTG GCGACAAGGCGGTGCTTTATGTAACTTCGGCTCCAGTAATTAATATCACCGGCAGATTAAACGACACCAAGCTAGTTTCGCATAACAAAGATGTCACTTTTGATGATCAAAAGGGTAAAGGTTATGGACGTCTCAATATTATATTCTCGGTGGAGACACAGAAATTATTCTTGCGCTTCAATTTCACATTGAGTCGTGGTTATTGGTACATGAAGGCTGTTGAAGTGGAGTACAATGATTACAAAGCAGTGCTACCAGTTGTCGGTACAATCTATAGCATTCCGTCGGCACCATTAGGTTTTTCATATCGCTGCTCCTCGCGCAGCTTACAATTTGGCAATGACAGTGACAGTCTTGTCATAAATGACTTTCAG GTGCAACCGTGGTTGAATGGTGTGCCACATTTTGGCGATGTTTACGATTGTGTTGGCTTTACAACTGCTCCTATTTGGGCTGGCATTTTGGTAACACTATTCTTGGTCGGCATTTTGTCACTGGGATTGATTGCATTGATGGATATTAAAACACCAAATCGATTTGAGAGTTCACGCAGCAAGCAATTATCACTCTTTATACAAGA GTTGGAAATGTTCATACTGATTACCTACGGCATAGCAAATCCCTTTGTGCTCCTAACATTGGCCATCGAATTTTTCCtcatacatttattatttattttaattgttatgtATGTTTACATCTTACTATTATATTAA
- the LOC120778204 gene encoding V-type proton ATPase subunit S1 isoform X2, with amino-acid sequence MHCVFLAIYLCLAVTTCSATGLSGPYLFWGHHSVINLQPRALVEASEEDLTNLFQDTKAIVIFVRNTTGRIDGKAYPRFQQVVKSNAWAYLPQHFLAAEPFNYNANIEVINLSGNAEEEDESIVSGYNDALTIYGEGEVLGILASREDDTHYISKRDAKEREERTEEERGATTTSQTPTAEEEDKTFIYVALGDKAVLYVTSAPVINITGRLNDTKLVSHNKDVTFDDQKGKGYGRLNIIFSVETQKLFLRFNFTLSRGYWYMKAVEVEYNDYKAVLPVVGTIYSIPSAPLGFSYRCSSRSLQFGNDSDSLVINDFQVQPWLNGVPHFGDVYDCVGFTTAPIWAGILVTLFLVGILSLGLIALMDIKTPNRFESSRSKQLSLFIQE; translated from the exons ATGCATTGCGTTTTTCTAGCGATTTACTTGTGTTTAGCTGTTACGACTTGCAGTGCTACTGGACTTAGTGGTCCGTACCTCTTTTGGGGTCATCACAGTGTCATTAATTTGCAGCCACGCGCCCTTGTCGAGGCCAGCGAAGAAGATCTCACCAATTTGTTTCAGGACACAAAGGCAATTGTGATTTTTGTGCGGAATACAACTGGACGCATTGATGGCAAGGCATATCCGAGATTTCAGCAAGTGGTGAAGTCCAACGCTTGGGCCTATTTGCCACAACATTTTCTTGCCGCGGAGCCCTTTAACTACAATGCCAATATAGAG GTCATTAATCTAAGCGGCAATGCTGAAGAAGAAGACGAATCAATTGTTTCTGGCTATAATGATGCGCTTACCATTTACGGCGAAGGAGAGGTGTTGGGCATATTAGCGAGTCGCGAAGATGACACACATTACATTTCTAAAAGAGACGCTAAAGAACGTGAAGAACGCACAGAAGAGGAACGCGGTGCAACGACAACTTCCCAAACACCAACCGCTGAGGAAGAAGACAAGACTTTCATTTACGTAGCACTTG GCGACAAGGCGGTGCTTTATGTAACTTCGGCTCCAGTAATTAATATCACCGGCAGATTAAACGACACCAAGCTAGTTTCGCATAACAAAGATGTCACTTTTGATGATCAAAAGGGTAAAGGTTATGGACGTCTCAATATTATATTCTCGGTGGAGACACAGAAATTATTCTTGCGCTTCAATTTCACATTGAGTCGTGGTTATTGGTACATGAAGGCTGTTGAAGTGGAGTACAATGATTACAAAGCAGTGCTACCAGTTGTCGGTACAATCTATAGCATTCCGTCGGCACCATTAGGTTTTTCATATCGCTGCTCCTCGCGCAGCTTACAATTTGGCAATGACAGTGACAGTCTTGTCATAAATGACTTTCAG GTGCAACCGTGGTTGAATGGTGTGCCACATTTTGGCGATGTTTACGATTGTGTTGGCTTTACAACTGCTCCTATTTGGGCTGGCATTTTGGTAACACTATTCTTGGTCGGCATTTTGTCACTGGGATTGATTGCATTGATGGATATTAAAACACCAAATCGATTTGAGAGTTCACGCAGCAAGCAATTATCACTCTTTATACAAGAGTAA